In Glaciimonas sp. PCH181, a single genomic region encodes these proteins:
- a CDS encoding YceI family protein — translation MKCDWAGWLLLMLTLSFSAVCSAAERYQIDPDHTFSSFEYNHWGLSTQRNRFDTTSGFIELDQTAGTGQVMIEIDAGSINTGTELFNKTLRGSQFFDVEKYPKIRFTSNHLIFDGENLKQIEGDLTIKDITRTVTLEITNFNCRFMLLYGKRACGANGFVEILRSDYHLGRFVPFVSDAVTLHIVVEAIKEY, via the coding sequence ATGAAATGTGACTGGGCCGGTTGGTTACTTCTAATGCTAACCTTGTCTTTTAGCGCAGTATGTTCTGCCGCCGAGCGCTATCAAATTGATCCCGATCACACCTTTTCTTCTTTTGAATATAACCATTGGGGCTTATCAACGCAACGGAATCGCTTCGATACCACTAGCGGGTTTATCGAACTGGATCAAACCGCAGGCACAGGACAGGTCATGATCGAGATCGATGCCGGTTCGATTAACACCGGCACCGAGTTATTCAACAAAACTTTGCGGGGAAGCCAATTTTTTGATGTGGAAAAATATCCGAAAATTCGATTTACCTCTAACCACTTAATATTCGATGGCGAAAACCTGAAGCAAATCGAAGGTGACCTCACCATTAAAGATATTACCCGCACGGTGACATTGGAGATTACCAATTTTAATTGTCGCTTTATGCTGCTATATGGCAAACGCGCATGCGGAGCGAATGGTTTTGTTGAAATTCTTCGCAGCGACTATCATTTAGGACGCTTCGTCCCTTTCGTCAGCGATGCAGTGACACTTCATATCGTTGTCGAGGCGATCAAGGAATATTGA
- a CDS encoding chaperone modulator CbpM, whose amino-acid sequence MRTHIVEAIWLNDAGLCSLEQLAEYSGLTRAELQDLVEMGEIAPTSVDAENDLYQTHYIVIARTARRLRDDFELDRHGLAVALNLLRRIRDLEAELSTAQAKLPQ is encoded by the coding sequence ATGCGTACCCATATTGTAGAGGCGATTTGGCTCAACGATGCAGGGCTTTGTTCCTTGGAGCAATTGGCAGAATACTCAGGCTTGACGCGGGCAGAACTACAGGATCTGGTGGAAATGGGCGAAATTGCGCCGACCAGCGTAGATGCTGAAAATGATTTGTACCAGACGCATTACATCGTTATCGCCCGAACCGCCCGTCGGTTAAGGGATGATTTTGAGCTTGATCGGCATGGTTTGGCGGTGGCGCTGAATTTGTTAAGGCGGATTCGCGATCTGGAGGCAGAGCTGAGTACCGCACAGGCCAAGCTGCCGCAGTGA
- a CDS encoding SLC13 family permease, which yields MTSHAEIVELSITPSLITALRKDYFFWILLILLLLLTVVSPTHITEYPDLVDWPTIATLAGLLALTKGVELSGYLSRLAGHLTALMPTERALAVFLVLTTALLSMLLTNDVGLFVMVPLTLSLRTTVKLPITRLIIFEALAANAGSALTPIGNPQNLFLWQLSHLSFHHFVVAMLPMVCILLIPLVLLTLVAFPGLKLSVEENTAAALINRKLLFLSLAMYVPFLILTDLHYAIPAVIAVGVIFAVAQRNVLARIDWALLLVFILMFIDLRLVAQLPMVHTWIESVGLGQPQRLYVAGIVASQFISNVPAAILLAEYTKDWRLIAFAVNVGGFGFMLGSLANIIALRMTPDKKAWITFHAYSIPFLLVVAGMVYVWLFIV from the coding sequence ATGACAAGTCACGCTGAGATAGTTGAGTTATCTATAACGCCGTCCCTGATTACAGCATTACGCAAAGATTATTTTTTCTGGATTTTGTTGATCCTGCTGCTGCTATTAACCGTTGTTTCCCCTACGCATATTACCGAATATCCTGACCTGGTTGATTGGCCGACGATCGCCACCTTGGCGGGATTACTTGCGCTGACAAAAGGGGTGGAGTTAAGTGGTTACTTATCGCGATTGGCGGGACATTTAACGGCCTTGATGCCGACTGAGCGGGCATTGGCTGTTTTTCTGGTACTGACTACCGCATTGTTATCGATGTTATTGACCAATGATGTCGGATTGTTTGTTATGGTGCCGTTGACGCTTAGTTTGCGTACGACCGTTAAATTGCCGATAACCCGTTTGATTATCTTTGAAGCATTGGCGGCGAATGCTGGATCGGCGCTGACGCCCATCGGTAATCCCCAGAATCTTTTTCTTTGGCAGCTTTCCCATTTATCTTTTCATCACTTCGTCGTCGCGATGTTGCCCATGGTGTGTATTTTGCTGATTCCATTGGTGTTATTAACGTTGGTCGCCTTTCCTGGACTGAAACTGTCGGTGGAAGAGAATACCGCTGCCGCGCTAATTAATCGCAAGTTACTATTCTTATCGCTGGCAATGTACGTGCCGTTTTTAATCCTGACCGATCTGCACTACGCGATACCAGCAGTGATAGCGGTAGGCGTGATCTTTGCCGTAGCGCAGCGAAATGTATTAGCCCGCATTGATTGGGCATTACTGCTGGTATTCATCTTAATGTTTATCGATTTGCGTTTGGTGGCGCAATTGCCGATGGTGCATACGTGGATAGAAAGTGTGGGTTTGGGACAGCCGCAACGACTTTATGTTGCCGGAATCGTGGCATCGCAGTTCATTAGCAATGTCCCTGCCGCGATATTGTTGGCGGAATATACCAAGGACTGGCGATTAATTGCCTTTGCGGTCAATGTTGGTGGTTTTGGTTTTATGCTCGGCTCGCTGGCAAATATCATCGCGTTGCGTATGACGCCGGACAAAAAAGCCTGGATTACCTTTCACGCATATTCAATACCGTTTTTGTTGGTCGTCGCGGGGATGGTGTATGTCTGGCTATTTATTGTGTAA
- the arfB gene encoding alternative ribosome rescue aminoacyl-tRNA hydrolase ArfB: MFPPNDQNLLRIDAGLAIPLSEIEMTGVRAQGPGGQNVNKVSSAIHLRFDINASSLPDIYKEKLLALNDQRITKDGVVILKAQQSRSQEQNKLDALQRLQALLLAVTVVPKRRRPTKPSFSSQLKRVERKTRRGHDKAMRGKVVV; the protein is encoded by the coding sequence ATGTTTCCTCCTAATGATCAAAATTTGCTGCGTATTGACGCGGGTCTTGCCATTCCTCTTTCCGAGATTGAGATGACGGGCGTGCGGGCGCAAGGACCGGGCGGCCAGAATGTGAATAAGGTCTCTTCGGCGATTCATCTGCGTTTTGATATTAATGCTTCATCGCTGCCAGACATTTACAAAGAAAAACTGTTGGCGTTGAATGATCAGCGGATTACCAAGGATGGTGTCGTCATTCTGAAGGCGCAACAATCACGTAGTCAGGAGCAAAATAAACTGGATGCTTTGCAACGGTTACAGGCGCTACTGTTGGCGGTCACTGTCGTACCGAAACGACGCCGTCCGACTAAACCCAGCTTTTCGTCTCAGTTGAAGCGGGTTGAAAGGAAAACCCGGCGGGGTCATGATAAAGCGATGCGTGGGAAAGTGGTGGTGTAG
- a CDS encoding CYTH and CHAD domain-containing protein, whose amino-acid sequence MEIELKLLISPDAVSAFRRHPLLKKLAIAKPYKQQLISTYFDTPDCILMRHRAGLRVRQVGNKLIQTLKAGGQVDSGLHQRNEWESEVSALAPDLLALREMLKPKSAWDKLLSKPAMVAQLTPLFTTQFQRNVWLLRLPQGDEVELVLDEGQIQYGADANVVADMVTPISEIELELKSGEAANLFAFALELQKTIPLRLSNISKAERGYRLYRLQTDDITEVIPVEIARAAPLDILDKKTVAQGFQAIIANCVAQIQGNEAGLLSGTDPENVHQMRVGVRRLRSALAIFSDAIPFPPFLEEECEWLGQHLGAVRDWDVFAGTTLDAEALGSPDMPEFQMLRQEALKIAQNNRAKAIEVVNSDRYARLLLTLGACAHGVEINLTEDAPMPIKVGASLQHFASEQLAHYQKKLHKRGKGLRRIDAAQRHRLRIAAKKLRYALDFFESLYPPKKIAIFIAGLHSLQDALGALNDASVAGRLLQQCLHTRPELAEVCGYVRGYSAAGNKKTLGELNKLWKKFKQIAPPFEK is encoded by the coding sequence ATGGAAATCGAACTAAAATTACTCATTTCGCCTGACGCCGTTAGCGCGTTTCGGCGTCATCCCTTACTCAAAAAGCTGGCAATCGCCAAGCCGTATAAACAACAACTCATCAGTACTTATTTTGATACGCCGGATTGCATCTTGATGCGGCATCGGGCCGGGTTACGTGTCCGCCAGGTTGGCAATAAATTGATTCAGACGCTAAAAGCTGGTGGGCAGGTTGATAGCGGTTTGCATCAACGCAACGAGTGGGAGTCTGAAGTAAGCGCGCTCGCGCCCGATTTGCTTGCCTTGCGGGAAATGCTAAAACCGAAATCGGCGTGGGATAAGTTGTTATCTAAGCCAGCAATGGTGGCGCAATTAACACCGCTATTCACTACACAGTTTCAACGTAATGTCTGGTTATTACGCTTGCCGCAAGGCGATGAAGTTGAGTTGGTGCTGGATGAGGGCCAGATTCAATATGGTGCGGATGCCAATGTCGTTGCGGACATGGTTACGCCGATTTCTGAAATTGAACTAGAGTTGAAGTCGGGAGAGGCTGCGAATTTATTTGCCTTCGCGCTAGAACTGCAAAAAACGATACCGTTACGCCTCAGCAATATCAGCAAGGCCGAACGCGGTTATCGCTTATATCGATTGCAAACAGACGATATAACAGAGGTAATTCCTGTTGAAATAGCGCGTGCAGCGCCGCTGGATATCCTGGACAAAAAGACCGTAGCGCAAGGATTTCAGGCAATTATTGCGAATTGCGTGGCCCAAATACAGGGTAACGAAGCGGGACTTTTATCCGGGACCGATCCGGAAAACGTCCATCAAATGCGGGTTGGCGTACGTCGGTTACGTTCCGCGCTTGCCATTTTTAGCGATGCTATTCCATTCCCGCCATTTTTAGAGGAAGAATGTGAATGGTTAGGTCAGCATTTGGGCGCTGTGCGGGATTGGGATGTATTTGCCGGGACGACGCTAGATGCAGAGGCGCTGGGCTCGCCAGATATGCCGGAGTTTCAGATGTTGCGGCAAGAGGCGCTAAAGATTGCGCAAAATAACAGAGCAAAAGCGATTGAGGTGGTTAATTCTGACCGCTATGCGCGATTGTTATTGACGTTGGGCGCGTGTGCTCATGGTGTTGAAATCAATTTGACAGAAGATGCGCCGATGCCGATCAAGGTTGGTGCCTCATTGCAACATTTCGCATCGGAGCAATTGGCGCACTATCAGAAAAAATTGCATAAGCGCGGCAAGGGATTACGCCGGATCGACGCGGCGCAGCGCCACAGATTGAGAATCGCGGCAAAAAAATTGCGTTATGCCTTAGATTTTTTTGAATCGCTTTATCCACCCAAAAAAATCGCCATTTTTATTGCGGGATTGCATAGTTTGCAAGATGCGTTGGGTGCGTTGAATGATGCCAGCGTCGCCGGTCGACTATTGCAGCAGTGCTTACATACGCGCCCTGAGCTTGCCGAAGTTTGTGGCTATGTGCGCGGTTATTCTGCGGCGGGAAACAAGAAAACGCTTGGCGAGCTAAATAAGCTATGGAAAAAATTCAAGCAGATAGCGCCGCCGTTTGAGAAATAG
- a CDS encoding helix-turn-helix domain-containing protein, with protein MVTTTTTSLTPHSPLVLLNVKVRCGSCNLRELCLPMGLTELEMDRLDKIVRHRRRIARDTALYRMNDPFINLYAIRVGHFKTYQVNANGAHHISGFQMTGEILGMEAISANRHQCDAVALEDSEVCEIPFAELEGLLRDVPIMLRHFHRMMSREIAQDHTAMLQLGNLRAEQRFAAFLLNLSNCYKTRGYSATNFQLRMSREEIANFLGLTNETISRLLAQFKKTAWVKANNREIELLNLPALHALVEGK; from the coding sequence ATGGTCACAACAACAACGACGTCATTAACGCCGCATTCACCACTCGTGCTGCTGAATGTAAAAGTGCGTTGTGGAAGCTGCAACTTGCGGGAGCTATGTCTGCCGATGGGGCTGACCGAGCTTGAAATGGATCGGTTAGATAAAATTGTCAGGCATCGTCGGCGCATCGCCCGCGACACAGCGCTGTATCGGATGAATGACCCATTTATCAATCTCTATGCTATCCGCGTAGGCCATTTCAAAACTTATCAAGTCAATGCCAATGGTGCGCATCACATTTCCGGCTTTCAGATGACTGGCGAGATACTCGGAATGGAGGCCATCAGCGCAAATCGCCATCAATGCGATGCCGTTGCACTGGAAGACAGTGAGGTATGTGAAATCCCCTTTGCTGAACTCGAAGGGTTATTACGCGACGTACCGATTATGCTGCGTCACTTTCATCGCATGATGAGTCGGGAAATTGCCCAAGATCACACAGCGATGCTGCAATTAGGCAATCTGCGCGCAGAGCAACGATTCGCCGCGTTTTTGCTTAATTTATCGAACTGTTATAAAACGCGGGGATATTCAGCCACCAACTTCCAGTTACGCATGTCGCGTGAGGAAATCGCCAATTTCCTAGGGCTGACCAACGAGACAATAAGTCGCTTGTTGGCGCAATTTAAGAAAACAGCGTGGGTAAAAGCCAATAATCGCGAAATCGAATTATTGAACCTTCCCGCCTTACACGCTTTGGTAGAAGGCAAATAA
- a CDS encoding DnaJ C-terminal domain-containing protein → MKFKDYYSALGVERDATAAEIKQAYRKLAHKYHPDVSKDPEGEEKFKEVAEAYATLKDQEKRDAYNQLGRHQPGENVQPPQDWQQTFNESGASFVDVDMADILAAFAASRHAGGQPHQRRPSHGQDYEVKAPITLEQIYAGGEIDVNLNLPEYDQQGLQHRVPRTFRVKVPKGAEDGQRLRLPGKGGQGSNGGRNGDLYVIMVLIPHPLYRVSGKDLYIDLPLTPWEAVLGASVQVPTLGGKVELTIPAATAANRQFRLAKRGLPSTSGENGNLFAVVRIEVPKPVTPREQALFGQLAAESTFNPRAHFNTGG, encoded by the coding sequence ATGAAATTCAAAGATTATTACAGCGCCCTTGGCGTCGAGCGCGATGCCACTGCTGCTGAAATAAAGCAGGCTTATCGCAAGTTGGCGCATAAATATCATCCCGATGTCTCCAAAGACCCGGAAGGTGAAGAAAAATTTAAAGAAGTCGCGGAAGCCTATGCGACGTTAAAAGATCAGGAAAAACGGGATGCTTACAACCAGCTAGGACGTCATCAGCCTGGTGAAAATGTGCAACCGCCACAAGACTGGCAGCAAACATTTAATGAATCTGGTGCAAGTTTTGTTGATGTCGATATGGCCGATATTTTGGCGGCTTTTGCAGCGTCGCGCCATGCTGGCGGTCAGCCGCATCAGCGGCGGCCTTCGCACGGGCAGGATTACGAAGTAAAAGCGCCGATTACGCTGGAGCAGATTTATGCCGGTGGCGAAATCGACGTTAATTTGAATTTGCCTGAATACGATCAGCAAGGTCTGCAACATCGGGTGCCCAGAACCTTTAGGGTAAAGGTGCCGAAAGGTGCCGAAGACGGTCAGCGTTTGCGTTTGCCGGGTAAAGGCGGGCAGGGCAGTAATGGTGGGCGAAATGGTGATCTGTACGTGATTATGGTGCTGATCCCGCATCCCTTGTATCGGGTTAGCGGCAAAGATCTTTACATTGATTTGCCGTTGACGCCGTGGGAGGCCGTGCTGGGCGCCAGCGTTCAGGTGCCTACTTTGGGCGGCAAAGTCGAGTTGACGATTCCTGCTGCGACCGCTGCAAATCGCCAGTTTCGTCTGGCCAAGCGTGGTCTGCCATCGACTAGCGGCGAAAACGGCAATTTGTTCGCCGTCGTCAGGATCGAGGTGCCAAAACCCGTGACACCACGCGAACAGGCATTATTCGGACAACTTGCGGCCGAGTCGACTTTTAACCCGCGCGCGCACTTCAATACAGGAGGTTAG